The window ACAAGAATGGCTGGTTGAGATGTCTTTGATGtaattgtacagatatacaagGGCTTTTCTAACCCAGGCTGTCTTGGACTGTAAGATTGTGAGACTCTGTTGAGGTATTCTTAACCCACCAAGCAAATCTCTTtacacttttattaaaaaatagctATAAAATCAATGCCACTTCCAGAATTGTTTAGAGTAATGAAATGCCTCACTTGACTAAAATCCTAAAGCAATTTAATTCCAAGAttgaaatatttacatacattatataaatagaaaCTGACATAAACAAAAATTTagttcgatttttttttttttttttttttacatttcagcccTTGGCCCTGACAATAATTGTAATTCTTCATTGCTGTTATTCAATGTCTGTGATTAGTGGATCCCATAGAAATAAAAGGACAGAGTGGGCATTACTGCTCAGCCATTACTGATTGGCTGCACTGCTACTGACTTTATTTAGTAATGATATGAGCCAAATGATTTGTTTCAATTCACCTACAAGGAGTCCTCAAACATCACTTCAGTAGTCTTCAAAATCCTGTCGAATTTTACGTTTTTAAAGGAGTCAATTAAATTTGCTGTACTCTGAACGTGGCAACCGTTGCTTCCCTGTTGCTGTTAATGGGAATGTCCATTCCATCCTTTTTTCCTATGTTGCATCCGAGCCACAGATCTACAGGCGAGCCAGGACTCACAGCACGTATTCAAGTttacaacacactcacacacatggcTCAGGTGGCCataaaggggcggggcttctgcCTAAAGGCTCCTGGCCTTTTCCAGATCCCTCAGCCCCACCCTGAGTACACACACATTGCATTGACTTGCATCGAGTTTCTCAGTCCGGTGGCACCACTACAGTGTCACCTACAGGGGGCGCCTCTGGCTAGAATAGAAACCAAGGCACTTCCACCAGGGGAGCAGCTTGTTCATCTGTCTTTGTCGGCATTTTCGTCAGTTGGGGGCATCCATCACACTATGCTCTCCATTGCTTTGTCTTTCTGCTCCTGCTTGAGCGGGGACGTGAGGGGGgacagggccaccactgcctccttACGACGCAGAGAAATGTCTTTGGAGTGCTCAGATGGGTCGTCACTTTGGTCCTTGGCAAAGTTGACAAAGACCTGCATAACAGAAGGATGGCGAGGGGAACATGAGCTCGTCTGATGACAACACGGAGGCTTTAGAATAAAAGTGAGCCTGCTGCTTCCTTCCGCATGACATCATGCCTCACCTGATCAAGTGTCGTCTGGGAGACCGAGTAGTCCTCGATCCTGAGCCGGTCCTTGTTTTTGGCGAGGATGCTGAATATCCGGGCGAGCGAGGTGAGGGACGAGGGCAGCTGGTACTGCAGCATGTTCCTGTGCTTCTCCTTCATGATGCTGCCGGGCAGCTCGCTCTCGATGAAGCACATCACCGGCTCCAGCCGAGGCTCCGGCCCGGCCACACGCAGGATGATGGTGTAGCCGTCGCCGAAGCGGTTCTTCAGGTGCTGCACGCTGCCCAGGCAGCGGAAACGACCATTCACCATGATGGCCATCCTGGTGCATAGCGCCTCACACTCCTCCATGCTGTGCAGAAATGGAATTTTCACTGTCTTTCCACCACAAATTACAGGAGGCAAACACAACTagtaaaaatctaaaaatttaaagtaaaaatcGCTTGCTTCAGATTTTGTGTGCAAAAATGAACTATGTCTGTTGGCAAAGTAACCTTGACCTCACGCCATTATTAGAAGCGCTTATTTGCTATTACCTTCATTATATACataaacagggtggtagtagcccagtggttaacacactcgcctatgaaccagaagacccaggttcaaatcccacttactaccattgtgtccctgagcaagacacttaaccctaagttgctccagggggggactgtccctgtaactactgattgtaagttgctctggataagggcgtctgccaaatgccttaaatgtaaatgtaaatgtaaacattcatatattttatatactctcattcaatgtgtgtagGCAATCCTCCAATGGGATTctctattctgtgtgtgtgttttatgtgtttctaAACCTCATCCAATAAAGTCTTGATAGTCCACAATGATACAAAAAAATAGATCAGGATAACACGTGAGacttcttttaaaatgaagaaggTAGTAGAAGAGAACAAAGTACAGATACTCATGTTAAACAATTATGTAGTACAAGAAAACACTAGTTCAGTAACAAATTACTTCACctctgaaaacaaaaatgaactcCCTTGGATCGATtgcaaattatataaaaaaaaaaaagggaaacagaCATCACCGAGTGCTATTTCAGATCGTGGGATGATTAGCGTGAcacaagtggtggcctagtgggtagggaCGTGGACTTGCGGGTTCAAATAGAGcaaaataccgtccccacacactgccccccgggcacctttcatggctgtccactgctcaccaagggtgatgtttaaaacatttcgttgtgccaccgtgtgctgtgcttgctgtgtatcacatgaccAAGCTGGGTTTCACTATATCTCACTGATCAATAGATCCCACGCTCCAGAGTGtaattctgtattctgtaaGTGGATTCCTTACCTGTGTGAGGTGAGTACGACAGACCGGCCCTCCTTTATGACGCTGTGGATGCAGTTCCACAGAGCCCGCCTGGCTTTGGGGTCCATGCCTGTTGTGGGCTCATCCTGTGAACAACACCACGCATGAAAGTTTGAGTTTGTGTGCCTGTTGTTGTTTTAGCCACTTCGGAAACTCTTCTTCCACACGAgggactggactggactggactggcAGGCTGCCGCAGTGCTTCAAGGCTCGATTTCCCATGGAGAAGAATGTGGCACTACTGAGGATGAGATCAAACGTTTCCCCTGCTGTCTGCTGACCACCTTTGCAGCCGGGATTCATAGACAATGGGACAATGGGCTTTGATCAAGTTATGCAACCACGTTTTGATGCACACATTGGATTGAGCTGTGCAGGCAAGACGGAAATGAGCACTTTTACAAATTAAATTAGTTTTACTAAAACCCAGATCTGATCGAAAAGACATTCGCCGAGCCTATGCTGACTGTGGCCAGATATCTAGCATGCTACGTATCTGGTCGAGTTGCTGACAAGTTATAGCCAATGAGAGCGCATGACGGAAAGGGGCGGAGACCCACAACTCTCTCTGCGATAGGGACAAACCATATCGCCACTCCATTTCTTTAGTTATCTAGTTACTTTTCTTTCAGAAATGCTAATTGTGCCAACGACTCATagcaattaatatttaaaacctCCAATGTCCCACGTGAGGGTTGTGTCATTTGCCTGGACACTTATCATACAACATTTAATGACACTTTTAGTGGCAACGGAACCGTCAAATGTGAAAGATCGTGATCCCCCAATTCAACAATGTAGTCTGAACCATGCCTTATTCATgtcatcttttatttaaaaatcatttttttgtgtttacgCACCAGAAAAACGACGGGTGGGCCGCCAATGAGCGCCATGGCCGTGGAGAGTTTGCGCATGTTGCCcccgctgtaactccccgctgcTTTGTCTGCGTACTTCACAAGTCCCAGCTTACGAATGCCCCAGTCtgcaacctgcacacacacacacacacacacacacacacaactcatcaCATTTTTGTGGGAGAAAACACTCCTCAAATGCTCACAGAAAAAACAACCGGCACATCATGCAACGGTGGCATTTTACCACCTATGCAAACATTCCAAATCTGCACACTATGTACAGTAAATTCACAGCGAGCCACTTCCCCGCACGTGAGGTtaaatagcaataataatggCCATTGTTCTTTGTGCTTGCGCTGCATCTCACTCACATCGCAGACTTCCTTCTCTGGAACGCCACGCAGCACGGCATAGAACTCCAAGTGTTCTCTGCCCGTCAGCAGATCATTAATGGCGTCGAACTGTGGACAGTAGCCCATGTTCTGGTGCACCTCATCAATCTCCCGTAGGATGCTGCCAGTCAAACAAAGCCAAGAGTCACttctgtccctgtgtgtgtgtgtgtgtgcgtgtgtgtgtgtgtgtgtgcgtgtgtgtgtgtggctgcttcATTATGCGGTTATAACAACTGAGGTTATCACCTCTTCCCAGCCAGGAAGGCCTCTCCGCTGGTGACGATGGAGTCTCCGGTCAGCATTTTAAAGGTGCTGGTTTTTCCTGCCCCGTTCACTCCCAGCAAACCGAAGCACTGGGTGAAGGAGCCATAAATTTCATCATTTCCATAATTTCACTGACGTTCAAAACAGCAACCTTTTCAAAAGAGAGCGGCGATGACAAAATTCCAGCCTACCTCTCCAGGAGGAATTCCCACACACAGCCGATCCACGGCAGGCTTCTGCTTCCTTTTGTACACCTGCAGGACCAGCAGAACAATTCACATTACATCATAACATGTAACAAGTATGATTTACTATACCCCTTCTGTATGGACAGGACCAAAAAAACATCTACATCTAATATCCTGTGTGAAGCCAGTTGTTGtcataattaacataattatatATGGATGCAGATAGTTATATTTCCATAGCCAGTGATTTTGATGTGGTTCTTTATCCCCAGTGTATGTAAACGTATAGCCTCAAAACTACACTTGAGGTTGCGGTGCTTTGACTTGTTGAATATCGCCATTCAGGAGTTTATGCAAATCAATGGATGTGCACAGTGCATGATGACCCTATGTTGTGGGCCCTCTTGATGGGCCCGCTTGATTGCCCTGCTGTTATACATGTCAATGTTGTCAgttttaacaaaaataataaaagaacaataataTTATTCACTGGTTACATAGGATTAAAAATCCCATTTTTCCATCCCATTTTTCAATTccgaaaattatattttttcatttcgtTTGAACCATTTTTAATTCCTACATTCAACTAATTTCAACTAAAGCCACATGTGACCTCGTCATTATGCGGACCTTGGTAAGTTGTCGTAGCTCCAGAATGTCTCCCTGTCCAGCCCCACCGACGATCCTATGCCTCTCACGGGCaacatcttcatcctcatcttTGATTGGTCTCAGCTTGGTGTTCAGTGGCCTGCAAACGTACAACAGAGTTCTGCTCATGAAAGAGTCTCTATTGATCAGCTATTTATGCTAAAGATGACGTTAATGGCAATTTTCTTACCTGGGTGTAAAGAAGAACCTGTACTGGATAAGCACGGTAATTATGAAAAAGACCACACCCTCTATTGCCATGGCGAAGAGGTTCTTGCCAACCATGTCCCAGTCGAGTGGTGAGCGGAACCGGTTCTCACCTGATCAGAATGacagtttacacacacagtcttaTACTTCTGTTATGGGAGAGGGTGGAGGTAGTGGCCATGCGGCTCTTCTTACCAAATCTCTCCAGAGCATCTGCCATGGCCTGGTTCTTCACCATGTCAATAAGCCCACGCCCCAGACAAAAATGGGGGAAGATCAGGAACACATTCTTCAGAATATCATTGATTCCACCGATCTCCTGCAGATAGAGGACATTTTCATCCCTGTGTTTTTTATTCCTGTAACATGTCTGGTATTCCAATGTCCAGTACTTTATTATGCATCATGTATATAACATGACCCAGAATCTTACATTGTTTCCAAACAGCTCCATTACAAAGGTGGAGATGCTTCCATTGATGCCAATGAGGATGTTGACACTGGTCAGCACCACATACGCTGTGCTGGGgatggtgaagaagaaggaTGCTGGGTACATCAGGGGTGTGATGGACCACCTGACGGAAATACACGTAGCGTTAGAATGTTCAGGAAAGGTCTGACTTTACCAAGTTTACCAAGAGGGGAAAAGAGACGCCCTCACCCATAGAGCAACAGCAGAAGGGCCAGCGCAGGGAGGTTGGTGGAGGAGACGTAGGCCTTTTGTTGGAAGCAAAGGAAGATGAGGACGACCAGCGTAGCTGGCACAACGTAGTTACACTGCAAGAGAGAAGCACATCAGGTCAAATTCATCCCGAATCCGAGACATGTCCAACAGAACCCTCCAGGTGCTTTCAGCAGTAGTGCTTTCAGAGTAGAACAGGAGAACATCACGCACCATATCCCATGTGAAGTTGGCCACCCAGTACAGGAGGGGCTGCACCCCACTGATGAACTGCATGTGCTTGGCCTTACTGACACGCTCATGGATGAGGAAGACTACGAAGCTCGCTGGGACGAAGGACATGGCAAAGATTACGCAGATGGAGACCAGAACATCCACGGATGTCGTCATTCTGGAACAGGTAAAAGTTAAAGACTGAGTAACAGTTAAATAGATTGTTCCACAATTGCTCTGCCCTAAAATGTACTCTTAATACATGACTTTGTGGCTATTGGTGACAAATGGCTTGTTAACAACAGGTAAATGACAgtgtaaaaagtttaaaactCACAGAGCAACTTGGGACAGCTGCTCTTTAGTGAGGTTCAGTGGATGGTTGTGGACTGAGATGCCAAACTCGCTGGGGTCAGCGCCCGCTGGCAGGTTGGCCCGCAGGATACCATTGTGAATCACGTTCAGGAAGGCACCAATGCTGTGCCAGCCCTTGTTGTTAAACCACACCTGGATACGGTGCAAAGAAAGAAGCCGTAATGAGTTTCGATTGAACACGTTGTGATTAATTGACTTATTCCATTTAATGATTCTTGACCTTGACGTTGTTCTTGGTGTCCAGGCCATTTATGAACGCTGAGAGACTATGTAGGAAGCGGTCGGCAGCAGTGCCAGAGTCCTTGAGATGGGAGAACCACAAAATGATCGCATGCAGCACAATCATCATTAATTGATATGTGACAGCATTGCCACGGAACTCCTGCACACCTTTTGGAGGTTGAAGATCTCCCGCACGCGAGCGATTGCATCATCAATCTCTTCAGCTGGAGGGAGAACCTGAGTGCTCCTAGCGCCCAGTGAAAATCCACCATATCTGCACAGAGAACATTTTGCGTGAATGGGTGAACCGGATTGCACCGCGATTTAGGAGGGTTTTAGATTTTCTGTGGTCAGAAACGTACCTGAACTCATTGACCCCAACTTTGTTCTTAAgactttaaatggaaaaaaaaacagaagcacaaAAAATCATTGGTTTATTGCATTACTTGTGAACAGTACAGTAACATAGTTTGTTTGAATATGATTCTACCTTTTTCCTATAATCTGAGCATAGGTCTTCACCAGATAATCTGAGATGTTCCTGCCAGTGAGGTTCTGCAGGGTGTCCATATCGCTCAGTTTCATCtgatcccaaaaaaaaaacaaaaaaccagaGACAATGTTTAGACATTACCACAAATCCCAAGATATTTAATTACTTCCGGTGGCTCACTTCCTGTTACCTGTGGTGGGGGCAGCCCCCCGGCTCCGGCAGGGCATTCTGGGAGCATCTTCTTGCGTCCGTCGCAGCTGCACTGACATGCAGGTGAGGGATCCTCCATTGTCCAGTTGTGTGAATGGAAAAGTTCTGCGACGCTCTCCGGAACCTCTGGCACTGACCAGTCCTCATCACCCATAGTACATGGTGCATCACTGCCACCCAAAGAAGAGGCATAACATTGGGACTGTCAGGTTTGTGCTTCATGACTGATCATATCTCTGATTTCATTCACGGTATGGGGTCACGACTCACGGTATGGGGTCACCGTCCATGCAGCGAGTTCCGAACCCGGGCCCATCCATCAGAGcatccagcagcttctgcaTGCTGGCATCTTCAGGGGCGTCATTGCTATTAAAACACATTGACAAGATAAacttttgcatgcattttatgcttttttttttttattcaatttgcattttttagtACCTGATGAAAGTGAACTGCTCTTTGTACATCCAGGGCTGGAGGCTAAGGCTGGGGTACTTTCCGAATGGAGGGACTATAAGACTGAAGACCAGAGCAATGCACACGAAAACAGCAGGGAGAACAATCTGCAAGGAGATCAGACATTAGCTGCAACCTTCCAATGAATCTTCTGAGTACAGCGTTTATTCTGAAGGAGCGGTATGCATTTTACCTGAGCGAAGAAACCTTTCCGCGAGCGCCGTGCATAGAGGAACCTCTTCCACAGCAGGGCCACAAACTGCTGCCTCTTCAGGCTCCAGCCCTTAATCTGGAATGAGCCTTTGCCATCCAGGCCATTCAGCCAGTCCGTCTCTCTGGATTCTAAGATGAATCACACGCATCACAGAGAGGAGATTTTTAATGGAATAATAACAACTCAATCATTTCAACTGGTTAGTGGTTTCCCAGGACAATATGGTTAaagattttttgtgttttggtggtTGTGATGTCATGTAATGTACAAAAAGTGGGAGTGTGCaagaagaaataataattaaattatatacacacatatctATATGATTAAAACCAATTAACCACATCCTCACTTAAAATGAATTAGAACtagtataaaaatatatttgatatgtattctaaaaatattctaTGATATTTTATGCTATGTAATGGAATTCATCatggctatatatatatataccaggATCAACATCTGAGTCGTTACAGTCGTCATTGTCATCTTCCATCCGTGGTTTAAGGCAGCTCTGGTGGTCAGCTCCAAAGGCATGCCTGCGGTGTCTGCGCACAGGTAGGGTTCCATCTGCCGAGGAAACATCGCAAAATCACTAAAGTTCTGAGGGATCTGCTCTGGACTTTCAAGACCAGAACACAACTAGCAGGCCCGTACCTGAGATGATTTCAGTATCAACTCCGTTGTCTTCTGCCACTTTCAGGAAAATCTGGAAAATGAGGAATACAGTTTAGACAAGTCTCACCAACATGCATGCTGGTGAAAAGATACATCTGTGAACTGAAACGTACCTCCTCGAGTGTCGTGTCGGACACGCCATAGCTGGAAATTCCCAGGTCTGCTAGACGGTCATCCATTTCATGGAATAACTCAACAAATGCTCCATCTTTGGCCGACTCATAGGGAAGGATGTAGGTGATCTCATGGCCCAGGTCCTCCACCATTCGGGCGGCAGGGACATGCTTCAAGATTGTGCTGGAAATGAGGGACACGTCCGCAGGGGCAATGGGAGATTCCACTGCAGGAAAGAAAAGATATTTATTAATAAGCCACATAAACCCTACAGTATAGACTATAGACAGCTATTATCATCAGGTGGAGAGATGAAAGGGGGTGCGAGGAGTTGGAAAggtcacacactcacccactgcagcagcagcttcactcTCCTGGTCGCTGCCCAGTCCGGCATCTGAACTGCTGTCAGACCCATCGTCTTCCTGAGaacgcagacacacaccttcataTTTCACAAGTCTCTTATGAAGGAGCGTATGTATGGCTGTGTGgtagataaacctttattagtccaacTAATGGGAGGTGGGACGTACCTTTTTGATGAAGGAGACGGTGCTGCTGGAGTTTCGGCAGGAGCTGAGTGAAGGATCTGGATTCTTCTTGACCAGCGTGAGGTAGTAGCCCGTGCCCAACTGTGTCTTGAGGAAAAGGGAGGAGCCAACACAGCAGAGACGGCCATG of the Denticeps clupeoides chromosome 18, fDenClu1.1, whole genome shotgun sequence genome contains:
- the abca1b gene encoding phospholipid-transporting ATPase ABCA1b; translated protein: MRFSERKTEQREREGEREREREREREGCCCGGGVSRGSAAGLIGAAEDGDGRRARVEMSVSTQLGLLLWKNFTYRRRQTLQLLIEIVWPLFIFFILIAVRLNYPPYEQHECHFPNKAMPSAGTLPWIQGIICNANNPCFRHPTPGESPGVVGNFNDSIISRLFTDAKKILLYGQQDRSLESFKDLIKALKTMQNHTGGFKLRDFLHDNETLSTFLARNASFSEKAIREVVDAKVNLEKVLTKGSGVHLRDMCNGSRLEDFVNISDARVSQLAQDIICRAPRWWLNQAEGLFKENLDFFKPIWTNSKTNPRYIKEVVRATDNLLESLGALAVELASMRSWSDLRNEIQFLMENATDSPAQMYQAVSRIVCGHPEGGGLKIKSLNWYEDENYQALFANHGNSSEDESVTLYDNTTTPYCNSLIKNMETSPVSRMIWKALKPLLMGKILFTPNTLATQKIITEVNKTFQELGVLRELGGMWLEMRPKVWNFMENSEEMDLVRALLRNNVSAMIFSAQLSGTQWSVEDIASFLSKHSEDTRPAGTAFTWRDVFNETDQAITSISRFMECVNLDKLEPVSTEEKLVNESMGLLDNRKFWAGIVFLNISSNSSELPPHVDFKIRMDIDNVERTNKIKDAYWDPGPRADPFEDLRYVWGGFSYLQDVIEHSIIRALTKTKEKMGVYIQQMPYPCYVDDIFLRVMSRSMPLFMTLAWMYSVAIIIKSVVYEKEARLKETMRIMGLDNGILWLSWFISSLIPLLISAGLLVLLLKMGNLLPYSDPGVVFLFLASFGVVTIMQCFLISTAFARANLAAACGGIIYFTLYLPYVLCVAWEDYIGMTAKVIASLLSPVCFGFGCEYFALFEEQGVGIQWSNLFSSPHQGDDYSLNTALLLMYFDAFLYGVMTWYIEAVFPGQYGIPRPWYFPFTRSYWCGEEEDRKTTVLLRKAGNSGAVCMEEEPAHLEPGVYIENLVKVYRHGKKLAVDGLTLGFYEGQITSFLGHNGAGKTTTMSILTGLFPPTSGTAYIMGKDIRSELSAIRQSLGVCPQHNVLFSMLTVEEHIWFYARLKGLPEESVKAEMKQILSDTGLPHKRTSRTCQLSGGMQRKLSVALAFVGGSKVVILDEPTAGVDPYARRGIWDLLLKYRAGRTIILSTHHMDEADILGDRIAIISHGRLCCVGSSLFLKTQLGTGYYLTLVKKNPDPSLSSCRNSSSTVSFIKKEDDGSDSSSDAGLGSDQESEAAAAVVESPIAPADVSLISSTILKHVPAARMVEDLGHEITYILPYESAKDGAFVELFHEMDDRLADLGISSYGVSDTTLEEIFLKVAEDNGVDTEIISDGTLPVRRHRRHAFGADHQSCLKPRMEDDNDDCNDSDVDPESRETDWLNGLDGKGSFQIKGWSLKRQQFVALLWKRFLYARRSRKGFFAQIVLPAVFVCIALVFSLIVPPFGKYPSLSLQPWMYKEQFTFISNDAPEDASMQKLLDALMDGPGFGTRCMDGDPIPDAPCTMGDEDWSVPEVPESVAELFHSHNWTMEDPSPACQCSCDGRKKMLPECPAGAGGLPPPQMKLSDMDTLQNLTGRNISDYLVKTYAQIIGKSLKNKVGVNEFRYGGFSLGARSTQVLPPAEEIDDAIARVREIFNLQKDSGTAADRFLHSLSAFINGLDTKNNVKVWFNNKGWHSIGAFLNVIHNGILRANLPAGADPSEFGISVHNHPLNLTKEQLSQVALMTTSVDVLVSICVIFAMSFVPASFVVFLIHERVSKAKHMQFISGVQPLLYWVANFTWDMCNYVVPATLVVLIFLCFQQKAYVSSTNLPALALLLLLYGWSITPLMYPASFFFTIPSTAYVVLTSVNILIGINGSISTFVMELFGNNEIGGINDILKNVFLIFPHFCLGRGLIDMVKNQAMADALERFGENRFRSPLDWDMVGKNLFAMAIEGVVFFIITVLIQYRFFFTPRPLNTKLRPIKDEDEDVARERHRIVGGAGQGDILELRQLTKVYKRKQKPAVDRLCVGIPPGECFGLLGVNGAGKTSTFKMLTGDSIVTSGEAFLAGKSILREIDEVHQNMGYCPQFDAINDLLTGREHLEFYAVLRGVPEKEVCDVADWGIRKLGLVKYADKAAGSYSGGNMRKLSTAMALIGGPPVVFLDEPTTGMDPKARRALWNCIHSVIKEGRSVVLTSHSMEECEALCTRMAIMVNGRFRCLGSVQHLKNRFGDGYTIILRVAGPEPRLEPVMCFIESELPGSIMKEKHRNMLQYQLPSSLTSLARIFSILAKNKDRLRIEDYSVSQTTLDQVFVNFAKDQSDDPSEHSKDISLRRKEAVVALSPLTSPLKQEQKDKAMESIV